From a region of the Takifugu flavidus isolate HTHZ2018 chromosome 20, ASM371156v2, whole genome shotgun sequence genome:
- the cdk5rap2 gene encoding CDK5 regulatory subunit-associated protein 2 isoform X11: MTAPSFPAKMSPIKALTMKDYENQITALKKENFNLKLRIYFMEERMQQKCDDSTEDIFKTNIELKVELESMKRELAEKQELLVSASKALDSLAGRESGEPQRFREQAQREIDALNDAFNKKIADLEQCLQVAEGEVEKMAAIAEQEKLKNFSLERQLRTMSPQDNTSTPAEDLQAALQEKEKIIEQLQNTVKNQEVLIHQRKRNANQATDAASADTAQPSELITKKEQELKELREELQRLKAQTTPNHQPGVNQLEVHNKLLTEQLAETKSTSETLTKTLEETQNQNKDLLVKLEEKETELNSEKKNALKRDKTIQGLTQVLKEKEKEIAELFHEIEDRDDALAKAREAAHKAQLQKYQGVEEHQNLLMEKQTELAKLQGEHNAKVFEAQKLQRALHRREQELADLQQAKDQLEMEMEDLQQQKKKGDKALNDLNNQLKKMSDEIGERESALQQQYQETLEHTKRKLQAHEVTIHRLTSTLSDKEQQLQDYMNMVRDFESRSPVGNDNVLSKMRQRLKDKEKALEQALDEKFAAIEEKDNVIHQLQLSLRERERDLERLNNLISHNEETINSFDSVIKEKDVELQHLANTLKNLQRAKQDVEDNLNRSLREKDSIISQLQLSLEGKTKDMEEMAESVLNQSQTHARDLIEQMGQRLKFTEAMLAEAVKARERLVADNESAVEGLLATISSKDQLLKESAEHYNRLLSDRTQEIQELRKQLSNRQQQLTAAERHNSTTAQEGYLETAELRALLAEKDGIINKLLHRGQDREQFLADMQKDPDHVLELKHTIQIMQEHLDERDAELSKRISEDNMENLHVPQNTVILLKKELSQKTEALNKALQRESELKISLAELQSLLSEMEGRNEAQAANIESLTATLNTKDDIINTLHQRFSQRGGSGVDQSQDPMTGSGIEGSLPSLPQRETTMIGGDSQQEVLPKSEALQQEHDALYKALRAEQQLYSSLVRTVKEQDSTQRLHALQLELTSVQLLREQLEESIRNNKELRDDLESEIQRAKLREGVDAIDPKELESMKHQLEDAQRWNASLQARLGAIQNRGGGVGGARDSGDTLSFIGDQTSYMSICVGEEHDESLSELSAQELRHKVLELQDCVSNLQTLNNELQNQLSLVDKSDDVAHKTGTKNMSSSPWKQQLKTAQKMHNKGLHYSVIDKECQTDIRTGEQFDVGTDEDLRQSREDAHSASDTLYTEEKKVKDITADVLALESLLTDCGATSVSHLRETLLRLRRENAELRGLLKEQKSAECKEKESADASGDSSDGQAELRRSLETLQSDSQSGSSVSDGSSAPVVSSSDGMVNLQIKNLSHRRSAKQHVAKHRAGLKSRLPVPLRLRGEASSNRQTMSSDLLKPDPLSNPLSDDACVSDQQLHTDADGAMSSQYSTSPSSTLRYSHRSCSPVGSDKGSDASVTLDHTYPLTELELLHQECQEKEVLINKLSEQLADWEELQSQLQEKDQLNHQYMEALQAAESTIAYLTACSLDSQEQHVAHNFGTTGNLDINHYTGRQQNGLWEQCRPLTGNQDRPRVKDAAAQHCHYNTGEHNIKSLRQIAAESLKAHGESKNQLELGASDYISLNPKMTEAVVKCLSAIESAVASLAEHCTDISSLSSGKTSQMSSDLQVNLDNLQRALQDSNDLGEATQFSDLCETKGHIELHNNLCHLYKVFGDKSQRISELQASLQEQKCRKEDHLENRTVPEVKGLPPSVKSELETLHKALREKKKACKSLEERLATALTNTTIPENAQKALKQDDKGVQVDLQDLGYETSGKSEQDREECSSTDFEAGLKPSCSASSLPTLLKHEQATFSSTENLDSSSSTPYPSSPALSSAKVSQKSLQVYNKYGVSEDPLQLQGQVGELKAQLENQTKVILQMQSLLHQNSLSSDLEFRTSDPSCVRDLKGRRAEEESQEGVKKEGDKPVMNDKSSHLSMELERERAQNRRLSEQLQQTRSGSTSPARLDSLVQSQARELSQLRQQIKESRKLGALQRQQLEELNKAFKELLHANKVDCYMGEVVKEQLDKSLGLLDRLEGRLDRGDSCLDNGDVAALELSRSLGERQPGSQSLLSCEESMKDPPDSPCRIQQELDDLRMELEGEREVLQQHTSLLVQQNLTLAECTREQLDLLAQELQEKNCIIQNLESQLRDQSPHSQHSSHSDLCHSDRTSSSYSSPTTHGSSGTQNQKQLPDWKTAAARPGGGVPEEGVSGTSSRLQGLQRENGRLQEQLRSSEELNSSLRSELDLHRSVMAQTSSRQQQDDGKEGSSSQTYIRKLDREVSPQDHPADRHLNSDMLGEHLQEIRALRLRLEESIRTNDRLREQLEKKLAEVERDSATNIFIHGEERSQLANEIRILWGQNQALKEQLSMGSKDKQKENERLRETVARRTAKLEQSRKECEALRQENTRLQERLEQSSQETSQLQETLQYSKEELHRLQSEVNALKQQLSDSQHLLNSLRLELQVFEKMKTDVHRCHGPSEAPQDPAPSGSWDLSELLSEIRHLRLQLEKSIQTNTALREKLEEQLLKGAHRSETININYLLSSPDEGGRSPGREGNDALHHSFHSHNKCSGGLQDERYRGHSELDGSSRGSSSGDSLSGAPSRLVPGHRIWANRNGRHILGLIEDYSALRKQISDGRKLSRSLIAQLQECVQIFRHSSSDNKMLEEQHLRSLTGSMNNMQHVLEEAGRLLKLVWRVSLPAANTAGDGSSNQQDELMKNELARLKSRLSQQERMLCGAVKRLRTTNQLKEGMEKMIIDQLYVTHGVLKKARGNLETNYSSLFSLKEPSGGPDEGGPRRWPVGGGRDLQPGRAAEDPSSDES, translated from the exons ATGACAG CTCCATCTTTTCCTGCCAAGATGTCCCCAATCAAAGCCCTTACCATGAAGGACTATGAGAAT CAAATCACAgcactgaaaaaagaaaactttaatCTCAAGCTCCGAATTTACTTCATGGAGGAGCGGATGCAACAAAAATGTGATGATTCCACAGAGGACATCTTCAAAACG aacaTTGAGCTGAAAGTGGAATTGGAGTCTATGAAAAGAGAACTTGCAGAAAAGCAGGAGTTACTTGTGTCTGCATC gaaagCATTGGATAGCTTGGCTGGCCGAGAATCTGGGGAACCTCAGCGCTTTCGAGAGCAAGCTCAAAGAGAGATTGATGCACTTAATGATGCATTCAACAAGAAGATAGCCGACCTAGAACAG TGTTTGCAGGTAGCAGAGGGAGAAGTTGAGAAGATGGCAGCCATTGCTGAACAGGAAAAGCTTAAAAATTTTAGTTTGGAGAGACAGCTCCGAACAATGAGTCCACAGGATAACACCAGCACACCAGCTGAAGACCTGCAGGCTGCCctgcaagaaaaagaaaa AATCATTGAGCAGCTCCAAAACACTGTGAAGAACCAGGAAGTTTTGATTcatcaaaggaaaagaaatgcaaaCCAAGCCACAGACGCAGCCTCAGCTGACACAGCACAGCCATCAGAGCTCATCACCAAGAAAGAACAGGAACTTAAG GAACTGCGAGAGGAGCTCCAAAGATTGAAGGCTCAGACCACACCAAACCATCAG CCTGGGGTTAACCAATTGGAAGTTCATAATAAGCTGCTGACTGAGCAACTTGCAGAGACAAAAAGCACAAGTGAGACCCTGACTAAAACGTTGGAGGAGACACAGAATCAAAACAAG GACTTGTTGGTGaagctggaggaaaaggagactGAGCTCAattcagaaaagaaaaatgcccTGAAGCGAGACAAAACCATTCAGGGGCTTACTCAAGtcctgaaagaaaaggaaaaagag ATTGCAGAGTTGTTTCATGAGATCGAAGACAGAGACGACGCTTTGGCCAAGGCCAGAGAGGCAGCTCATAAAGCCCAGCTACAGAAGTACCAG GGAGTAGAAGAGCACCAAAATTTATTAATGGAGAAGCAAACAGAACTAGCCAAACTCCAGGGAGAACACAATGCAAAAGTGTTCGAAGCCCAAAAGCTCCAACGTGCCCTTCACAGGAGAGAACAAGAACTGGCTGATTTGCAACAAGCCAAAGACCAGCTAGAAATGGAAATGGAGGACCttcaacagcagaagaagaaaggagacaAGGCCTTGAAT GATCTAAACAATCAGCTCAAAAAGATGAGTGATGAGATTGGGGAGAGGGAGtctgctctgcagcagcagtaccAGGAGACTCTGGAGCACACCAAACGAAAACTTCAGGCTCATGAAGTGACCATTCACAGGCTTACATCCACTCTCTCTGATAAAGAGCAACAACTACAG GATTACATGAACATGGTCAGAGACTTTGAAAGCAGAAGCCCAGTCGGAAACGATAATGTACTTTCCAAGATGCGGCAAAGGCTAAAAGACAAGGaaaaagctctggag CAAGCACTGGATGAGAAGTTTGCTGCCATTGAGGAGAAGGATAATGTGATACACCAGTTGCAGTTGTCACttagagagagggaaagagaccTTGAAAGGCTGAATAACTTGATCTCCCATAATGAGGAAACCATCAAT AGTTTTGATAGTGTTATCAAAGAGAAGgatgtggagctgcagcatctTGCAAACACGCTGAAGAACTTGCAGAGAGCCAAGCAAGATGTAGAAGATAATTTGAACAGATCACTGAGGGAGAAAGACTCCATCAtcagccagctgcagctctccttGGAAGGAAAGACAAAGGACATGGAG GAAATGGCAGAGTCGGTGTTGAACCAGTCACAGACACATGCACGTGACCTCATTGAACAGATGGGCCAAAGATTAAAGTTCACAGAGGCGATGTTGGCTGAGGCTGTGAAAGCCAGAGAAAGGCTGGTAGCTGACAATGAGAGTGCGGTGGAAGGACTGCTGGCTACAATCAGCAGTAAGGACCAGCTGCTCAAG GAATCAGCAGAGCATTACAACCGGCTGCTATCTGACCGCACACAAGAGATACAGGAACTGCGAAAACAGCTGTCAAACAGGCAGCAACAGCTCACTGCTGCTGAGAGGCACAACTCCACAACAGCCCAAGAGGGTTATTTAGAGACCGCAGAACTCAGAGCCTTACTTGCTGAGAAGGACGGTATCATCAAT AAACTCCTGCATCGTGGTCAAGACAGAGAGCAGTTCTTAGCAGATATGCAGAAGGACCCTGATCATGTTTTGGAACTCAAACATACAATCCAGATCATGCAGGAGCATTTGGATGAACGGGATG CTGAACTGTCAAAGAGGATCAGTGAGGACAATATGGAGAATCTACATGTGCCCCAGAATACAGTCATCCTCTTGAAGAAAGAGCTTTCACAGAAAACTGAAGCACTAAATAAAGCACTTCAGAGGGAGAGTGAACTGAAA ATTTCGCTGGCGGAGCTACAGTCATTACTGTCTGAAATGGAGGGTCGTAATGAAGCCCAGGCTGCTAATATTGAGTCTCTAACGGCCACTCTAAATACCAAGGATGACATTATCAAT ACTCTTCATCAACGCTTCAGTCAGAGAGGAGGCAGTGGGGTAGATCAGAGCCAGGATCCAATGACTGGTTCTGGCATAGAGGGATCCCTCCCAAGTCTTCCTCAGAGAGAGACTACTATGATTGGAGGAGACAGCCAGCAAGAA GTTTTACCCAAATCTGAAGCATTGCAGCAGGAGCATGATGCTTTATATAAAGCCCTTAGAGCTGAACAACAGCTCTACTCCAGCCTTGTCAGGACTGTGAAGGAACAGGACAG TACACAGCGTCTCcatgctctgcagctggagctgacaTCGGTGCAACTCCTCAGGGAACAGTTAGAGGAGAGCATCAGAAATAATAAGGAGCTAAGGGACGATTTGGAGAGTGAGATTCAGAGAGCCAAGCTTAGAGAAG GTGTAGATGCAATTGATCCTAAAGAACTAGAGAGCATGAAACATCAGCTGGAAGACGCACAGCGCTGGAATGCCTCCTTACAAGCTCGCTTAGGAGCCATACAGAACcgtggaggaggagtgggaggggcgAGAGATAGtg GTGACACATTGAGTTTCATTGGAGATCAGACTTCCTACATGAGTATCTGTGTGGGAGAGGAGCATGATGAAAGCTTGTCTGAACTTTCTGCACAAGAGCTTAGACACAAG GTGCTAGAGCTGCAGGACTGTGTAAGCAATCTACAGACTTTGAACAATGAGCTACAGAACCAACTGTCACTGGTGGACAAATCTGATGATGTTGCTCACAAGACCGGCACCAAAAATATGAGCAGTAGCCCATGGAAACAG CAGCTCAAGACAGCCCAGAAGATGCACAACAAAGGGCTTCACTATTCTGTTATTGACAAAGAATGTCAGACAGACATCAGAACTGGAGAG CAGTTTGACGTGGGGACAGATGAAGATCTTAGACAGAGTAGAGAGGATGCTCATTCAGCCAGTGACACCCTGTACACTGAAGAGAAAAAAGTAAAGGACATCACTGCTGATGTATTGGCCCTTGAATCTCTGCTGACAGACTGTGGGGCAACATCTGTTTCACACCTAAG AGAGACACTGCTCAGACTTAGAAGAGAAAATGCAGAGCTTCGTGGTCTCCTGAAGGAACAAAAATCAGCTGAGTgtaaagagaaagagagtgCAGATGCATCAGGGGACAGCAGTGATGGACAggctgagttaaggaggagtcTGGAAACCCTTCAGTCTGACTCTCAGAGTGGGTCTTCAGTGTCGGATGGGAGCTCAGCACCGGTtgtcagcagctctgatggGATGGTGAATCTGCAAATTAAAAACTTGTCACACCGAAGAAGTGCAAAGCAGCATGTTGCAAAGCACAGG GCCGGTCTCAAATCTCGACTTCCTGTTCCCTTGAGGCTAAGAGGGGAAGCCAGCAGTAACAGGCAAACGATGAGCTCCGACCTTCTAAAACCTGATCCACTTTCAAACCCTCTTTCTGATGACGCTTGTGTGTCTGACCAGCAACTCCACACGGACGCTGATGGCGCCATGTCATCACAGTACAGCACTTCCCCTTCTTCCACTCTTAGATATTCACATCGTAGCTGCAGTCCAGTTGGGTCAGACAAGGGCTCTGATGCCAGCGTGACACTGGATCACACCTACCCCTTGACTGAACTGGAGCTTCTCCACCAGGAATGTCAGGAGAAAGAGGTGCTAATCAACAAGCTAAGTGAGCAGCTTGCTGACTGGGAAGAGCTTCAGTCGCAGCTCCAGGAAAAGGACCAGCTCAATCACCAATACATGGAAGCCTTACAAGCTGCAGAATCCACCATTGCTTACCTGACTGCTTGTAGTCTAGACAGCCAAGAACAACATGTGGCACACAATTTTGGAACAACGGGGAATTTGGACATAAACCACTATACTGGCCGCCAGCAGAATGGGCTGTGGGAGCAGTGCAGGCCTCTTACTGGAAACCAGGACAGGCCTAGAGTTAAAGATGCTGCCGCACAGCATTGTCATTATAACACTGGTGAACACAATATTAAAAGTTTGAGGCAGATAGCTGCAGAATCACTTAAAGCACATGGGGAAAGCAAAAATCAGTTGGAATTGGGAGCTTCTGATTACATAAGTTTAAATCCTAAGATGACAGAAGCTGTGGTAAAATGCCTTAGTGCTATAGAGTCTGCTGTTGCTTCTCTGGCAGAACACTGCACAGATATTAGTTCACTGTCATCTGGCAAAACATCTCAGATGAGCTCTGACCTACAGGTGAATCTAGACAATCTTCAGAGAGCCTTGCAGGACAGCAATGACCTTGGAGAGGCCACACAATTTTCTGATTTGTGTGAAACAAAGGGACACATTGAGCTCCATAACAACCTCTGCCACCTCTATAAGGTCTTTGGTGATAAAAGTCAAAGAATTTCAGAACTTCAGGCTTCCTTACAAGAACAGAAATGTCGTAAAGAGGATCACTTGGAGAACAGAACTGTACCAGAGGTGAAGGGATTGCCACCAAGTGTTAAATCTGAACTGGAGACTCTCCATAAGGCAttgagggagaagaagaaggcatgtaagagcctggaggagagactggccACTGCCCTCACCAACACAACCATCCctgaaaatgcacaaaaag CTCTGAAGCAGGATGATAAAGGCGTGCAGGTGGATTTGCAAGATCTGGGTTACGAAACCAGTGGCAAGAGTGAGCAAGATAGGGAAGAGTGCAGTAGCACAG ATTTCGAGGCCGGTTTGAAACCGAGCTGCAGTGCCTCTAGCCTGCCCACTCTACTGAAACATGAGCAGGCCACATTCTCCTCCACTGAAAACCTGGACTCATCATCCAGCACCCCGTACCCTAGTTCCCCAGCTCTTAGCTCAGCCAAG GTCAGTCAAAAAAGCCTTCAGGTCTATAATAAGTACGGAGTTTCTGAAGATCCTCTTCAGCTTCAAGGACAAGTCGGAGAACTGAAGGCCCAGCTGGAAAACCAGACCAAAGTCATCCTCCAAATGCAAAGTCTCCTGCATCAGAACTCTCTGTCCAGTGATTTGGAATTCCGCACCTCCGATCCTTCCTGTGTCAGGGATCTAAAGGGGAGAAGGGCTGAAGAGGAGAGCCAGGAGGGGGTTAAAAAGGAGGGGGACAAGCCAGTGATGAATGACAAAAGTAGCCACCTGAGCATGGAACTGGAAAGAGAGCGGGCACAGAACAGAAGACTGAgcgaacagctgcagcagacccGCAGTGGCTCTACATCACCAGCAAG GCTGGACTCTCTGGTGCAGTCTCAGGCCAGGGAGCTGTCACAACTCCGCCAGCAGATCAAGGAGAGTCGCAAGCTGGGTGCCCTGCAGcgtcagcagctggaggagcttaaCAAGGCCTTCAAGGAGCTGCTGCACGCTAATAAAGTCGACTGCTACATGGGGGAGGTGGTCAAGGAGCAGTTGGACAAAAGCCTTGGCCTTCTGGACAGGCTGGAGGGGAGGCTTGACAGAG GAGATTCTTGTCTTGATAATGGCGATGTGGCAGCACTGGAATTATCCAGAAG TCTTGGGGAGCGTCAGCCGGGATCACAGTCGCTGCTGTCATGTGAGGAGAGCATGAAAGATCCTCCTGACAGCCCGTGTAGAATCCAGCAGGAGTTAGATGACCTACGAATGGAGTTAGAGGGCGAGAgggaggtgctgcagcagcacaccagcctCCTCGTCCAGCAGAACCTCACCCTGGCTGAATGCACCAGGGAGCAGCTGGACCT gttAGCgcaagagctgcaggagaagaacTGCATCATCCAAAATCTGGAGAGCCAATTAAGAGACCAAAGTCCACACAGTCAGCACAGCTCACACTCAGATCTGTGCCACTCAGACAGGACATCGTCCTCCTACAGCAGCCCAACAACTCATGGCAGCAGTGGGACACAAA ACCAAAAACAGCTCCCTGATTGGAAAACTGCAGCCGCtcgtcctggaggaggagttccaGAAGAAGGCGTCTCCGGTACCAGCAGCAGACTGCAGGGCCTGCAGAGGGAGAATGGAcgcctgcaggagcagctgaggagcagcgagGAGCTCAACTCCTCCCTACGCAGTGAACTGGATCTGCATCGCTCAGTTATGGCCCAGACCTCCTCCCGCCAGCAACAAGACGATGGAAAGGAGGGGTCGAGTTCTCAGACATACATACGAAAACTAGATAGAGAAGTCAGCCCACAGGATCATCCTGCAGACCGCCACTTGAACTCAG ACATGCTGGGAGAACATCTACAGGAGATTCGAGCTTTGCGCCTGCGCTTGGAGGAGAGCATCCGCACAAACGATCGTCTtagggagcagctggagaagaagctggccGAGGTGGAGAGGGACTCAG CCACAAACATCTTCATTCACGGTGAGGAGCGAAGCCAGCTGGCCAATGAGATTCGAATTCTCTGGGGACAAAACCAAGCACtgaaggagcagctcagcaTGGGGTCAAAAG ACAAGCAGAAAGAGAACGAGAGACTGAGAGAGACTGTGGCCAGAAGGACCGCCAagctggagcagagcaggaaagagtGTGAAGCTCTGAGGCAAGAAAACACCCGACTGCAGGAGaggctggagcagagcagccaaGAAACGTCCCAGCTGCAGGAAACACTGCAATACAGCAAGGAGGAGCTGCACAG gttaCAGAGCGAGGTAAACGCCCTGAAGCAGCAGCTATCGGACTCTCAACATCTTCTGAATTCTCTTCggttggagctgcaggtgtttgaaAAGATGAAAACCGACGTTCATAGATGCCATG GACCCAGCGAGGCTCCCCAGGATCCTGCTCCCTCCGGCTCCTGGGATCTCAGCGAGCTGCTTTCGGAGATCCGACacctgaggctgcagctggaaaaGAGCATCCAGACCAACACGGCCCTGCGAGAAaaactggaggagcagctgctcaaaGGTGCCCACCGCTCTGAAACCATCAACATCAACTACCTGCTGTCCTCTCCAG ACGAAGGTGGCAGGTCACCAGGCCGCGAAGGCAACGACGCGCTCCACCACTCGTTTCATAGTCACAACAAGTGCAGCGGTGGCCTTCAGG ACGAGAGATACCGTGGTCACTCGGAGCTGGACGGCAGTTCACGGGGCAGCAGCTCTGGCGACAGCCTGTCCGGGGCCCCCTCCCGTCTTGTGCCAGGCCATCGGATATGGGCCAATCGCAACGGGCGTCACATTTTGGGTCTGATCGAGGACTACAGCGCCCTCCGCAAACAGATCTCAGACGGCCGGAAGCTTTCGCGCAGCCTGATCGCAcagctgcaggagtgtgtgCAGATTTTCAGACACTCCAGCTCTGACAACAAG ATGTTGgaagagcagcacctgaggagtCTGACTGGCAGCATGAACAATATGCAGCATGTGCTGGAAGAGGCCGGCCGGCTGCTCAAACTGGTGTGGAGGGTCTCTCTGCCGGCTGCTAACACAGCGGGAGACGGCAGCAGCAACCAGCAG GATGAGCTGATGAAAAACGAGCTAGCCAGACTGAAGAGCAGGCTGTCCCAGCAGGAGAGGATGCTGTGTGGAGCTGTCAAACGCCTGCGCACCACCAACCAGCTCAAAGAAGGAATGGAAAAAATGATTATTGACCAGT tGTATGTAACCCACGGAGTACTGAAGAAAGCCCGGGGGAATTTGGAG ACGAATTATAGTTCCCTCTTTAGCCTGAAAGAGCCGTCTGGAGGACCAGACGAAG GAGGTCCCCGCCGgtggccagtagggggcggtAGAGACCTCCAGCCTGGCAGAGCCGCCGAGGACCCCAGCAGTGACGAATCCTAA